A segment of the Butyrivibrio fibrisolvens genome:
ACTCTTTTCCTACTCCATAATTGAAAGGTTCTGTTAGATAATCATTCGCTATCGCTGCTATTCCCATGTATGCCTCCAGATAAAAAAAACGTGCCCTTCCAAGGATGGTCAATCCATTGAAAAGACACGCATTTCCATTGCTATCTTATATATCGGCAATATTCTTTAATTGTTAATAAGAACAATTATCTTAAAGTAATTTTGTAAGATAATCTGTAAGTTATATTAGGTACATCATATACGGAGGTATTTTTATGACTCCATCCGCTTCTGAATATCCCTTAGGGTGCACTATTATCTGCTTATCAATTCTTTTCTTAAAGAGTTCTTTGAATGTTCCAAGTGATGATGTAGTGTAATTCTTTGATGATTTCACTTCTATAGGGCTGATTTTAAACTTTGTCTTGCTCTCGTTCGAGATGATGAAATCTATCTCAATATCATTACGATGCTTTTCCGCACTGTATCTTGTGTAAAAGAAGAGCTTACGACCGGATGCTGTAATCATCTGCGCTATCATATTCTCATAGAGCATTCCCTTATTAAGTGACAGTTTCCCATCCATTATCTGCTTATAAAGCTGTTCATCCATGATTTCATTCTCACTGAATGCATGGCTTACTAATAATCCTGTATCTCCCATATAACACTTTACATAGGATTCATTTTTATTTAGTGCCAGACCAACGTTCGGGTCATTACATTTGTAACAAAGATTACATATCATGGAATCGCCAAGCCAGAATAAGGGCTCATCGTAACGGTCAAATGTCCCATTATTACTATCCACTTCACTTAAAACAACCCTTTTTTCGTGCGTTGACAAAAAGCCCGGGATATTATCAAAGATAGCTGAGACCTTTGATTTATATTTCTTGGCTGCCTTTTTGATGTCATCTTCATAGAGTGCAAGAATATCCCTCTTTTCTACATCGGCAGCATGAAAATCCCTTCCATTTTTCTTATATGCTACTATTGCCTGAGGCATTCCGCCAACAAGCATATACTCCATAAATAAGCGCATAGCCTTATTATGTATCTGCCTATCAAGCGGCTGGCTTTTCTCAAAGCACTCTCTTATATGATCAAGAAGTATTTCTTCGCCCATGTATACCATGAATTCCTCAAAATTCACAGGATACATTTGCATTTTCCGCTCTTCTGATGGAATTGTTATGTTTTCTACGTTCTCTTTAATTGATATCAGCGAGCCTGTCTCAATGTAGTCATATCTTCCGTCAGCGACAAGATATTTAATTGCCTCCCTGGCCTTTGGAAATTTCTGTATTTCATCAAATATTATCAGAGATTCTCTAGGATAAAGCCTTGTATTGTATTCAAGCGTCAGTGTCTGAAAAAAAACATCCAGATCATCAAGGGATTCAAAGGCATCTTTTATCTTTTTCTTAGCCTTATTAAAATCAATGAGAATATAGGACTTATACTCATTCTGAGCAAATTCTTCAGCAACCGTTGATTTTCCGATTCGTCTGGCTCCTTCAATCAGTAATGCCTTCGTCCCATTTGTCTCTTTCTTCCACTCAGATATCTTATAATAGATATTTCTTTTAATTTCCATAACTCTCTCCTTGTCAATAATACGCAAGGTAATATTTTGCAAAATATACCACAGTACGCAAACTAATATTAACACATTATTACGCCTGTACGCAATGTATTCGCAATCACTTTATACTCATATATCTCTTCCTGCTCAGTATTTTAAGCATATCCCTTTAGCAGTTGGTGAGTTAGGCGAGTAGACTAGGGTCTCGCACCCCTAGCCCCTCACAGATCCGTGCGTGCGGCTTTCCCGCACACGGCTCCTCACAGTAACATTCACACTCAATATAGCGCATAGTAAACCTTTGGTTTGGCAAGAGGGAATACCTTTAACAAATCAATGAAGCCATCCCATGTGTAGGTGCGACCACAGCCTCTACGATTAAGCACTTTGTGTAGAAACTGTTGAACTCGGTGCAGAAAAGCACTCATTTTAAAGCCATTAAAAGTCACACTGTAATACTGGTAATATCCCACAAGCTTTACATTAAGTTGCTGAATAAGATTTCCTGCAGGCTGATTTCTATTATCATAGAGCCACGTTTTGAAGCTCTTCAGTGACTTCTCAAATTTCTTGCGGGAAGTCTTTACCATAGGGCATGGAAATCCTTTACGGGATTTGCCCATAAAGAAAGTAAAGCCCAAGAAGTCAAATGTTTCTGGCTTTCCCAACCCTCTTGATTTACGATTCTGCTCTGCGTACCTACCAAACTCAATAAGTCTACTCTTACTTTCTTCCAATTCGAGGTTAAATTTTGCCATACGCACTTGCAATGCAGAGTAGTAATTCTCTGCATCTGATTTGTATTGGAACCCCGCCACAAAATCATCGGCATAATTTACGAGGAAGCAATCTCCCCTTGCCTCTTTTCTGACAACAAGCTTAAACCATAGGGTGAGTACATTGTGCATATATACATTTGCCAGGGTGGGACTGATATTACCTCCCTGTATTGTTCCCTCTTCCGTGTCCTCAAATGTACCATCAACCATAACTCCTGCTTTAAGATACTTTCGTATCAGCCACAGTATATTTGGGTCTTTAATGTGCCATTCGAGAAATCTCATCATCCATTCATGGTCGATGTGGTCGAAGAACCCCTTGACATCAGCATCAACGATATAGTTAATCTTGCCACGTGAGAGATGTTGGTAGACATCTCTTAGTGCTTCATGGCACCCCCTGTTTGGTCTGAAACCATACATACAATTCAGAAAGCGTGGTTCGTAAATCGCTTCCAACACTTTCTTGAGAGCAAGCTGTACCATCTTGTCTTCAAAAGATGCAATGCCCAACGGTCTCATCTTGCCATTGCCCTTAGGGATAAATACCCTCTTGGTGGGCAGGGGCTTGTATGCTTTGTTCTTCAGCCTTCTGACAAGGTCTTTGACGTTGCTGTCTAGTTGCTCGCCATACTCTTCTTTTGTCACTTCATCGATTCCTACTGCCTTCTTCCCATCAATCTCATTAAAACATTGCTTGAGAAGGTCAGCATCAATCATATGATACAGACTCGTAAAGACTGGCTTAGCTGTTCGCGCTGATATTTCTGCTATTCTTTCCAATTTCGTTGTCATCATTTCCTCCGTCCCTGAGTACGGATGATGTGTCCTCAGAAAGACCGTTACTATGTAGCTCCCTTCCCTCCATCGGAATTACCCGACTTCATCAGTACTATGAAGCTATCCGACTGCCTGCAGTTCATTTGATATCCTCCAAGCTACGTTGGTATATCATACTCTTGTACGAGAAACTGCAGGCTCTCC
Coding sequences within it:
- a CDS encoding AAA family ATPase, coding for MEIKRNIYYKISEWKKETNGTKALLIEGARRIGKSTVAEEFAQNEYKSYILIDFNKAKKKIKDAFESLDDLDVFFQTLTLEYNTRLYPRESLIIFDEIQKFPKAREAIKYLVADGRYDYIETGSLISIKENVENITIPSEERKMQMYPVNFEEFMVYMGEEILLDHIRECFEKSQPLDRQIHNKAMRLFMEYMLVGGMPQAIVAYKKNGRDFHAADVEKRDILALYEDDIKKAAKKYKSKVSAIFDNIPGFLSTHEKRVVLSEVDSNNGTFDRYDEPLFWLGDSMICNLCYKCNDPNVGLALNKNESYVKCYMGDTGLLVSHAFSENEIMDEQLYKQIMDGKLSLNKGMLYENMIAQMITASGRKLFFYTRYSAEKHRNDIEIDFIISNESKTKFKISPIEVKSSKNYTTSSLGTFKELFKKRIDKQIIVHPKGYSEADGVIKIPPYMMYLI
- the ltrA gene encoding group II intron reverse transcriptase/maturase, yielding MTTKLERIAEISARTAKPVFTSLYHMIDADLLKQCFNEIDGKKAVGIDEVTKEEYGEQLDSNVKDLVRRLKNKAYKPLPTKRVFIPKGNGKMRPLGIASFEDKMVQLALKKVLEAIYEPRFLNCMYGFRPNRGCHEALRDVYQHLSRGKINYIVDADVKGFFDHIDHEWMMRFLEWHIKDPNILWLIRKYLKAGVMVDGTFEDTEEGTIQGGNISPTLANVYMHNVLTLWFKLVVRKEARGDCFLVNYADDFVAGFQYKSDAENYYSALQVRMAKFNLELEESKSRLIEFGRYAEQNRKSRGLGKPETFDFLGFTFFMGKSRKGFPCPMVKTSRKKFEKSLKSFKTWLYDNRNQPAGNLIQQLNVKLVGYYQYYSVTFNGFKMSAFLHRVQQFLHKVLNRRGCGRTYTWDGFIDLLKVFPLAKPKVYYALY